In Anopheles cruzii chromosome X, idAnoCruzAS_RS32_06, whole genome shotgun sequence, one genomic interval encodes:
- the LOC128269177 gene encoding uncharacterized protein LOC128269177, with product MHHGHSTAKNDEKPVTTSSNRLRSRGITAKFPAAREGQHSNKYDSSKNDQLRPLSGTSRTCRKPPCSTKGNSRIKRQSAQDRLNKLRDHLQQELLQQKHSHVKFDCTKPKTLVAGVLAKESCSRNSLATVRGDGDSDMNDPCTLPTQTANTPPEPVPMEWEGLKDPASTEPTQQPNEKIKQEQSEPSVINTKTKVTTNYLEHVASFDNYMFLVLDSCVYMNEIDSIVRIFDSEVPISKPQPILVVPYKVLQELESLKNKKHELWPAITKTNNFLHSMLKKRDKRIKGQRPADSQLELFELCSPDDSILNCALQVKKVAGAKVVLVSEDCNLLTKALVGELKAYKWKEFCERYDF from the exons ATGCACCATGGACATTCAACGGCGAAAAACGATGAGAAACCAGTGACAACGTCAAGCAATCGGTTGAGATCGCGAGGCATTACGGCTAAATTTCCTGCTGCTCGAGAGGGGCAACACTCCAACAAATACGATTCGTCAAAGAACGACCAATTGCGGCCACTGAGTGGAACCAGCCGAACGTGTAGAAAACCACCATGCTCTACAAAAGGAAACAGTAGGATCAAACGGCAGTCCGCACAGGACCGCTTGAACAAGCTCCGAGACCATCTACAACAGGAACTGttacaacaaaaacattcccACGTTAAATTTGATTGCACGAAACCAAAAACGCTAGTCGCAGGTGTCCTAGCGAAGGAATCCTGTTCACGGAATTCGCTGGCTACCGTACGTGGGGATGGGGATAGTGACATGAACGATCCTTGTACATTGCCAACACAGACAGCCAACACACCACCTGAACCGGTGCCCATGGAATGGGAAGGACTTAAGGATCCAGCATCGACAGAACCCACCCAGCAACCGaatgaaaaaatcaaacaggAACAGAGTGAACCGTCAGTAATTAACACTAAAACAAAAGTGACAACGAACTATTTGGAGCATGTAGCATCGTTCGATAACTACATGTTCCTTGTCCTCGACAGTTGCGTTTATATGAATGAAATCGATTCAATCGTGCGAATCTTCGATAGCGAAGTGCCAA TTAGCAAACCTCAGCCAATTTTGGTCGTACCGTATAAGGTGCTGCAGGAGTTGGAAAGTctaaaaaacaagaaacacgaGCTGTGGCCGGCGATCACCAAGACGAATAACTTCCTGCATTCGATGCTTAAAAAACGCGACAAGCGCATCAAAGGTCAGCGGCCAGCGGACTCACAGCTGGAGCTATTCGAGTTGTGCTCACCGGACGATTCAATTCTAAATTGCGCGTTACAGGTGAAAAAGGTGGCAGGAGCGAAAGTGGTTCTCGTGTCGGAGGATTGCAACCTGCTGACGAAGGCCCTCGTTGGCGAGTTGAAGGCTTACAAGTGGAAGGAATTTTGCGAACGCTACGACTTTTGA
- the LOC128273101 gene encoding elongation factor 1-gamma-like, translating to MAGTLYTYSDNFRAYKVLIAAQYSGAAVKVAADYVHGETNRSDAFLKKFPLGKVPAFETKDGKYLTESNAIAFYVANEQLRGTTDVHRAEVISFLSGADSELLPAVQSWVFPVLGIMPFNKNNVEHAREDLRRQLMALNLRLLKQTFLVGERVTLADIVVFATLLPAYVHVLDPSFRAPYGALNRWFTTVLNQPHVKPVVESVTLCTKVAQVDPKKYANFQARAAKDGSAAEKPEKADKKKEKKEKKSAPVAEVHTEQPDAADEALAAEPKQNDPFELLPKGAFNMDDFKRFYSNEEEAKSIPYFWTKFDPAHYSIWYGEYKYPEELTKVFMSCNLITGMFQRLDKMRKQSFASVCLFGEDNNSTISGVWVWRGQDLAFQLSSDWQVDYEVYEWKKLDAASEETKKLVSQYFSWSGTDKGGRKFNQGKIFK from the exons ATGGCTGGT ACACTCTACACATACTCGGACAATTTTAGGGCATACAAAGTGCTGATCGCTGCTCAATATTCGGGCGCAGCGGTAAAGGTAGCGGCGGACTACGTGCACGGGGAAACGAATCGTAGCGACGCGTTTCTGAAAAAGTTCCCGCTCGGCAAAGTACCTGCGTTCGAGACAAAGGACGGTAAATATCTTACCGAAAGCAATGCGATCGCTTTCTACGTTGCCAACGAACAGCTGCGCGGTACAACCGATGTCCACCGTGCGGAGGTGATATCGTTCCTGAGCGGTGCCGACAGTGAGTTGCTTCCAGCTGTGCAGTCGTGGGTATTCCCCGTACTTGGCATCATGCCTTTCAACAAGAACAACGTCGAGCACGCGAGAGAGGATCTGCGCCGCCAGCTGATGGCGCTCAATTTGCGGCTGCTCAAGCAGACGTTCCTGGTCGGAGAACGGGTGACCTTGGCCGATATTGTGGTGTTTGCCACACTACTACCAGCGTACGTGCACGTGTTGGATCCGTCCTTTCGAGCACCCTACGGCGCGCTCAATCGCTGGTTTACGACCGTGTTGAATCAGCCGCACGTGAAACCCGTCGTCGAAAGTGTGACGCTCTGTACCAAGGTCGCTCAGGTTGATCCGAAGAAGTACGCCAACTTCCAGGCTCGAGCCGCCAAAGATGGCTCTGCTGCTGAGAAGCCGGAGAAGGCGGAcaagaaaaaggagaaaaaggagaagaagtcggccccggtggcggaggtgcACACGGAGCAGCCGGATGCCGCCGATGAGGCCCTTGCGGCCGAGCCGAAGCAGAACGATCCGTTCGAATTGCTACCGAAAGGCGCGTTCAACATGGACGATTTTAAGCGTTTCTACTCAAACGAGGAGGAAGCCAAATCTATTCCATACTTCTGGACAAAGTTCGATCCGGCGCATTACTCGATCTGGTACGGAGAGTACAAGTACCCCGAGGAACTGACCAAGGTGTTCATGAGCTGCAACCTCATCACGGGCATGTTCCAGCGACTGGACAAGATGCGCAAGCAGAGTTTCGCGTCCGTCTGTCTGTTCGGCGAGGACAACAACAGTACAATCTCGGGAGTGTGGGTTTGGCGCGGCCAGGACCTTGCCTTCCAGCTGTCGTCCGACTGGCAGGTTGACTACGAGGTGTACGAGTGGAAAAAGCTAGATGCCGCGTcggaagaaacgaaaaagcTAGTGAGCCAGTATTTCTCTTGGAGCGGCACCGACAAGGGCGGCCGTAAGTTTAACCAGGGTAAAATCTTCAAATAA